The following are encoded together in the Oceanobacillus zhaokaii genome:
- a CDS encoding DNA alkylation repair protein — translation MDFETVMLELETLSKERMKKMYISNGAHEPLFGVATGAMKPIAKKIKINQPLAEELYATGNYDAMYFAGIIADPKAMTESDFDRWMDEAYFYMLSDYVVAVTLSESDIAQVVADKWIASSDELRMSGGWSCYCWLLGNRKDNEFPENKINNMLDLVKNTIHDAPERAKAAMNNFLYTVGISYLPLHEKAIETAKEVGTVEVKRGKKKSSTLNAYESIQKEVDRGKLGFKRKYVRC, via the coding sequence ATGGATTTTGAAACTGTAATGCTGGAGCTCGAAACGCTCAGCAAAGAACGAATGAAAAAAATGTACATATCCAATGGTGCGCACGAGCCGCTTTTTGGCGTGGCTACAGGTGCTATGAAACCAATCGCAAAGAAAATAAAAATAAATCAACCTTTAGCGGAAGAACTTTATGCTACAGGTAACTATGATGCAATGTATTTTGCAGGCATTATTGCCGATCCAAAAGCTATGACTGAGTCGGATTTTGATCGTTGGATGGATGAAGCGTATTTTTATATGCTGTCCGATTATGTAGTGGCAGTAACTTTATCAGAATCAGATATTGCCCAAGTAGTTGCTGATAAATGGATTGCAAGTAGTGACGAGCTGAGAATGTCAGGAGGATGGAGCTGCTACTGCTGGCTTTTAGGGAATCGTAAGGACAACGAATTTCCGGAAAACAAGATTAACAATATGCTTGATCTTGTGAAAAATACGATTCATGATGCACCGGAGCGAGCGAAAGCTGCAATGAATAATTTTCTGTACACTGTGGGGATTTCCTATTTGCCACTGCATGAAAAGGCGATCGAGACAGCAAAGGAAGTAGGAACTGTTGAAGTTAAACGAGGCAAGAAAAAAAGCAGTACCCTAAACGCTTATGAAAGTATTCAAAAAGAAGTTGATAGAGGAAAGCTTGGTTTTAAACGTAAATATGTAAGATGTTAA
- the hprK gene encoding HPr(Ser) kinase/phosphatase has protein sequence MKAIGVKDLVREFSLEVLAGEDHIGRKITTSRTHRPGLEFIGYFDFFPMERVQILGLKEITYLHQLSHSERQLRIRNIVDYHPPCFIVTTGQEGLMYLKQFCNEEDIPLLRTKEDTSDFIAKVDNYLTRSLAPEIAVHGVCLNVFGIGILLRGESGIGKSETAHTLIGRGHRLVADDMVVLKKLSHKTILGTHNQMNKEFLALRSIGLLNVVRVYGRKAFQDETRIALDIELTEWKQHTLNNELELETSYTEYMGVPIPHIEIQLQPGRDVAGLIEAAANNWYLKQQGYSAAEEFIERIESGDSTNK, from the coding sequence TTGAAAGCTATTGGCGTTAAGGATTTAGTTCGTGAGTTTTCATTAGAAGTATTAGCAGGAGAAGATCATATTGGCCGGAAGATTACAACTTCACGGACACATCGTCCAGGGCTTGAATTTATTGGTTACTTCGACTTTTTTCCAATGGAACGTGTTCAAATACTCGGTCTTAAGGAAATTACATATTTGCATCAGTTAAGTCATAGTGAGCGTCAGCTGCGGATTAGAAATATTGTAGATTACCATCCGCCGTGCTTTATTGTTACAACAGGGCAAGAAGGATTAATGTATCTCAAGCAGTTTTGTAATGAAGAAGACATTCCCCTTCTGCGGACGAAGGAGGATACATCCGATTTTATTGCAAAAGTAGATAATTATTTGACAAGGTCATTAGCACCAGAGATCGCGGTGCATGGTGTTTGTCTTAATGTATTCGGAATTGGAATCTTACTGCGTGGTGAATCAGGAATTGGTAAGAGTGAAACAGCACATACCTTAATCGGGAGAGGACATCGGCTCGTGGCAGATGATATGGTTGTTCTGAAGAAGCTCAGCCATAAAACGATTCTTGGCACCCATAATCAGATGAACAAGGAATTTCTAGCGCTACGAAGTATTGGGCTATTAAATGTCGTGCGGGTGTATGGGAGAAAAGCGTTTCAGGACGAAACGAGAATTGCGCTCGATATTGAACTAACAGAGTGGAAACAGCACACGTTGAACAATGAATTGGAACTAGAAACGAGCTATACAGAATATATGGGTGTTCCGATTCCGCATATCGAAATCCAGCTTCAACCAGGACGTGATGTTGCTGGACTTATCGAAGCAGCGGCAAATAATTGGTACTTGAAGCAACAGGGCTATAGCGCTGCAGAAGAGTTCATTGAGCGAATTGAGTCGGGTGATTCAACTAATAAATAA
- a CDS encoding zinc ribbon domain-containing protein YjdM has product MTNLPNCPNCNSEYTYEDGILLICPECALEWTADPEVVEDEKIVKDANGNVLHDGDTVTLIKDLKVKGSSTPLKVGTKVKNIRLVDGDHDIDCKIDGFGAMQLKSEFVKKV; this is encoded by the coding sequence ATGACTAATTTACCAAATTGCCCTAATTGCAATTCAGAATATACATATGAAGATGGAATTCTTCTCATTTGTCCAGAGTGTGCACTTGAATGGACAGCGGATCCAGAGGTAGTCGAGGATGAAAAGATTGTAAAAGATGCCAATGGAAACGTGCTGCACGACGGTGATACTGTGACATTAATCAAGGATTTAAAAGTAAAAGGGAGTTCTACTCCACTAAAAGTAGGAACGAAGGTAAAAAATATTCGTTTAGTTGATGGCGACCATGATATTGATTGTAAGATCGATGGATTTGGTGCGATGCAATTGAAGTCTGAATTTGTTAAGAAGGTTTAA
- a CDS encoding VOC family protein, with product MKLGAFSVSLTVKDINVSRSFYENLGFEAFGGDITQNWLIMKNENCIIGLFQGMFDKNILTFNPGWNENAENLDSFTDIRELQKQLKTKGITMQAEADESSEGPAHFIIEDPDGNQILVDQHR from the coding sequence TTGAAACTCGGTGCATTTTCTGTAAGTTTAACGGTAAAAGATATTAATGTATCAAGATCATTTTATGAAAACCTCGGATTTGAGGCTTTCGGTGGGGATATTACCCAAAATTGGCTTATTATGAAGAATGAAAATTGTATTATCGGTTTATTCCAAGGGATGTTCGATAAGAATATTTTAACTTTCAATCCGGGATGGAATGAAAATGCTGAGAACTTAGATTCATTTACCGATATTCGAGAACTGCAAAAGCAGCTGAAAACAAAAGGAATTACAATGCAGGCGGAAGCAGATGAATCCAGTGAAGGACCAGCACATTTTATCATTGAAGACCCAGATGGTAATCAAATTCTTGTAGATCAGCACAGGTAA